From one Leifsonia sp. 1010 genomic stretch:
- a CDS encoding citrate synthase: MHIHTTDMDRMDDTLIDVPRGLTNVVAARTELGDVRGHEGFYHYRQYSAVDLARERTFEEAWHLLLFGSLPISLELDAFRARIVAARSIPSEVRDLLPAIARLTTGGDALAGLRMALTAVGAADRARPLYDESPEARVEDAIRTAAITPVLLASLHALAEGREPLEPRDDLGYVAGYLQLVTGREPTPQEERALSAYMTAAIDHGFNASTFTARVIASTGADLASAVGGALGALSGPLHGGAPSRALDTLDEIGTPDRTDEWVRRTLSEGGRVMGFGHAVYRTEDPRSRMLRDFAEGFGGPRVEFAVQVERRVQELLAELKPGRELHTNVEFYAGVVMELCGIPRSMFTPTFAAARVVGWTAHILEQAADGKILRPSSRYVGPAAPEPLPAREAAVR, from the coding sequence ATGCACATTCACACTACCGATATGGACAGGATGGACGACACCCTCATCGACGTTCCCCGCGGCCTCACCAACGTGGTGGCGGCGCGGACGGAACTCGGCGATGTGCGCGGTCACGAAGGCTTCTACCACTACCGGCAGTACTCGGCCGTCGACCTCGCGCGCGAGCGGACGTTCGAGGAGGCGTGGCACCTGCTGCTCTTCGGGTCGCTGCCGATTTCGCTGGAACTGGACGCGTTCCGTGCCCGCATCGTGGCGGCCCGATCGATCCCGTCGGAGGTGCGTGACCTGCTGCCGGCGATCGCGCGGCTGACGACGGGCGGAGATGCACTGGCCGGTCTGCGCATGGCACTGACCGCGGTGGGTGCGGCGGACCGGGCGCGTCCGCTGTACGACGAGAGCCCGGAGGCCCGGGTGGAGGACGCGATCCGCACCGCCGCGATCACGCCCGTCCTTCTCGCCTCACTGCACGCGCTCGCGGAGGGACGCGAGCCGCTCGAGCCCCGGGACGATCTCGGGTATGTCGCCGGGTATCTCCAGCTGGTGACGGGTCGCGAGCCGACGCCGCAGGAGGAGCGTGCGCTGAGCGCGTACATGACGGCGGCGATCGATCACGGGTTCAACGCCTCCACATTCACCGCCCGGGTGATCGCGTCGACGGGGGCGGATCTCGCGTCGGCGGTCGGCGGGGCGCTGGGCGCGCTGTCCGGGCCGCTGCACGGCGGCGCACCGAGCCGCGCCTTGGACACGCTGGACGAGATCGGAACGCCGGATCGGACGGATGAGTGGGTGCGGCGCACGCTTTCGGAGGGCGGCCGCGTGATGGGCTTCGGACATGCGGTGTACCGCACCGAGGATCCGCGTTCGCGCATGCTGCGCGACTTCGCGGAGGGGTTCGGCGGACCGCGCGTCGAGTTCGCGGTGCAGGTCGAGCGCCGGGTGCAGGAGCTCCTCGCGGAGCTGAAGCCCGGCCGAGAGCTGCACACGAACGTGGAGTTCTATGCGGGCGTCGTGATGGAGCTGTGCGGCATCCCTCGATCGATGTTCACGCCGACGTTCGCCGCCGCACGGGTGGTGGGGTGGACGGCGCACATCCTGGAGCAGGCGGCCGACGGGAAGATCCTGCGGCCGTCGTCGCGCTATGTCGGGCCCGCTGCTCCCGAGCCGCTCCCGGCACGGGAGGCGGCCGTGCGCTGA
- a CDS encoding phosphatase PAP2 family protein, whose amino-acid sequence MAASRRRTRSRTSRRTPRRLSLPARLKRWDASVASRINARTTGAVSDGFWRGLTLAANHGKLWFAAAAVLVALGRPRAAARGLASLGLASFVANLVGKRLIGGDRPALTSIPLARRLERSPTSPSFPSGHTASAAAFATGAALEWPAAGAVLAPLAAGVGYSRLHTGAHWLSDVAGGAAIGAGAAVALKLAAPAVKPVVRRDPPTARMIDLPASETGDGVFIVVNPGSGRGLGGPKPGPLLRERLPQADIHELADSDDIGEVIGRRLEAETPPRVLGVYGGDGTVAAVAQRARTAEIPLLVFPGGTFNHFAKAALLDTVDATLQALAAGSGREVDVADLTFGTGETITVLNTASVGIYPSFVEEREKHEKRLGKPIAALIAAIRVVRRGDPLEIEIDGRVRTVWSVFVGVDRYYPVAVAPIERRRLDDHLLDVRILFADGKPRSRGAVALAFGGRTDALVARLPFLQGPPALEARTVDEITIAARGDDPGYAHDGEASTETPGDPRKITLRVRPAALKVYSPKA is encoded by the coding sequence ATGGCAGCATCCCGTCGTCGCACCCGATCGCGCACCTCGCGCCGCACTCCCCGGCGCCTCTCGCTCCCCGCCCGCCTGAAGCGGTGGGATGCGAGCGTCGCGTCGCGCATCAACGCGCGCACCACGGGCGCCGTGTCGGACGGCTTCTGGCGCGGCCTCACCCTCGCGGCCAATCACGGGAAGCTGTGGTTCGCTGCGGCGGCCGTCCTGGTCGCCCTGGGTCGACCGCGGGCTGCCGCTCGAGGACTCGCCTCGCTCGGCCTCGCGAGCTTCGTCGCCAATTTGGTCGGCAAGCGGCTGATCGGCGGCGACCGGCCCGCGCTCACGTCGATCCCGCTCGCCCGACGGCTGGAGCGCTCCCCCACCTCGCCGTCGTTCCCGTCCGGTCACACGGCGAGCGCCGCCGCGTTCGCCACCGGAGCGGCGCTGGAGTGGCCTGCGGCCGGCGCGGTCCTCGCGCCCCTCGCGGCGGGAGTCGGCTACTCGCGGCTGCACACCGGGGCGCACTGGCTGTCGGACGTCGCCGGAGGCGCCGCGATCGGCGCCGGGGCCGCCGTCGCGCTGAAGCTCGCCGCTCCGGCGGTGAAGCCCGTCGTGCGTCGCGACCCGCCGACGGCTCGCATGATCGACCTTCCCGCCAGCGAGACCGGCGATGGCGTCTTCATCGTGGTGAACCCGGGATCCGGTCGCGGGCTCGGCGGCCCGAAGCCGGGGCCGCTGCTGCGGGAACGGCTGCCGCAGGCCGACATCCACGAGCTCGCGGACAGCGACGACATCGGCGAGGTGATCGGACGCCGTCTCGAGGCGGAGACGCCGCCGCGCGTGCTCGGCGTCTATGGCGGTGACGGCACGGTCGCCGCGGTCGCGCAACGCGCTCGTACGGCAGAGATCCCGCTCCTGGTGTTCCCGGGAGGGACGTTCAACCACTTCGCGAAGGCCGCCCTGCTCGACACGGTCGACGCGACGTTGCAGGCACTCGCCGCGGGCTCCGGCCGCGAGGTCGATGTCGCGGACCTGACATTCGGGACGGGTGAGACGATCACGGTGCTGAACACGGCGTCGGTCGGCATCTACCCGTCGTTCGTCGAAGAGCGCGAGAAGCACGAGAAGCGGCTCGGCAAGCCGATCGCTGCGCTGATCGCGGCCATCCGGGTCGTCCGCCGCGGCGATCCCCTGGAGATCGAGATCGACGGCCGGGTGCGGACGGTCTGGTCGGTGTTCGTCGGCGTCGACCGGTACTACCCGGTCGCGGTGGCGCCGATCGAGCGGCGGCGCCTCGACGATCACCTGCTCGACGTGCGCATCCTCTTCGCCGACGGCAAGCCGCGGTCACGCGGCGCGGTCGCCCTCGCCTTCGGAGGAAGGACGGACGCCCTGGTCGCCCGGCTGCCGTTCCTGCAGGGGCCGCCCGCGCTCGAGGCGCGCACCGTCGACGAGATCACCATCGCAGCCCGGGGCGACGACCCCGGCTACGCGCACGACGGCGAGGCGTCGACCGAGACACCCGGCGACCCGCGGAAGATCACCCTCCGCGTGCGACCGGCGGCGCTGAAGGTGTACTCGCCGAAGGCGTGA